Below is a window of Halobaculum lipolyticum DNA.
TGGCCGTGAGACCGATCTTCGAGTCGCGCGGGTTGCGCTCGTCGATCGACTTCGTGACGACCCGCACCCGCACGGCGTCGTCGACGCCGAGCGTGCGGTTCGACTCCGTCGAGGCGAGCTGCTGGTTCTCGCCGTCGTACGCGAGGTACTCGTCGGAGATCTGCGAGACGTGCAGCAGGCCGTCGACGGGACCGATGCCGACGAAGGCGCCGAACTCGACGACCTCCACGACGTTGCCGTCGACGACCTCCTGCATGTCCGGATCGAAGGTCACGGCGTCGAACTCCGCCTGGTAGTAGACGCCGGGTCTGTTCGGGAGGACGGCGCCGTCGCCGATGTCGTTCACCTCGATGACGCTGACGACGCTGCCGACGTCCTCGTCCATGCGTCCCTCCAACTTGTCCTGCAAGAGCTTGCGGACGCGGTCGCGGCTCACGTCCGCCAGATGCTCCGGCGGGACCTCGACCGTGTCCTTGAGTCGTACCCGTTTGTACATGCTATGGTTCTGTTATCGCGAGTGTGTTCGCGCCCCTTAAACCGATTACGCGTACGCCCCGAGCGAGGAGGCGCTCGCGCAGGGGGCGGTCGTTCGTGACGACGTAGCCGTCGAACGACTCGCCCGCGGCGAGTTCGACGACCGCGTCGTCTGCGTACTCCTCCGTCGTCGGGACGACCCGACACCGCTCCGCGAGGTCGCGGCCGACCGAGGCGGCCGTGGCCTCCTCGCCGGCGCCCGCCGCGAGCTTCTCCAACTCGGCGACGACCGCGCTCGGAGTGACGGGGTTCGGGTCGTCCACGAGCCGGTCGAGCTCGTCGAACACGCGCACGCCGCACTCCACCGGCATCATCAGCGCGTTCGTGTCGAGCACGACCGTCGTCACCCGGGTTACTCCGTGAGGGTCCCGACGCCGATGAGGCGCCACCGGGCGCCCATGCGACGGTTGATGGCGATCTTCGCGCCCTCGTCGGCGCACACCGGACGCTTGAGGTTCACCTCGCACTCGCCCGACCGGGCGCTCGTCACCGCGCCGACCGTGGTCGCGGTGCCGACGGTGAGCATCAGCGGCTCGCCGGTGGAGATCTCCTCGACCTCGCCCTCGCCGACGACGCGGTCGAGCAGTTCGACCTCCATCTCGAAGGCCTCGCGCGTCGGCGGGAGCGTCCCCGGCTCGCCGGCGACCTCGCCCGCGAGCGCGTCGCCCTTCGTCAGGCTGGGGTCCAGTCCCGTGCCGACGCCGAGCAGGCCGCCCGGGCCGACCGTCTCCTGTGACCGGCCGCCCGCCTGCAGCGAGCGCACGGAGGTCTCGATGGCGTGGTACTCCGAGGAGCCGCCCTCCTCGACCTCGCGGCCGGGGCGGAGTTCGAGTTCGTCGTCGACCTCCAGCGTCCCCTGCGCGAGCGACCCGCCGACGACGCCGCCGAGCAGGTCCTTCGCCTTCGTGCCCGGGCGGTTGATGTCGAACGAACGGGCGGTGTACATCTTCGCCGGGAGCGACTCGTCGCGCTCGGGCGTGGGGATGCGGTCCTCCAGCGCCTGGATCACGAGGTCGACGTTGACGCCCTGCTGGGCGCTGACGGGGACGACCGGGGCGTCCTCCGCGACGGTGCCCTCCACGAACTCCCGGATCTGTTCGTAGTTGTCGCGGGCGCGCTCGTCGTCGACGAGGTCCACCTTGTTCTGGGCGATGACGATGTTCTCGATGCCGATGATGTCCAGCGCCATGAGGTGCTCCTCGGTCTGGGCCTGGGGCACGTCCTCGGTGGCGCTCACGACGAGCACGGCGCCGTCCATGATGGACGCGCCCGACAGCATCGTCGCCATCAGCGTCTCGTGGCCCGGGGCGTCGACGAACGAGACCGTCCGCAGGATCTCGGTGTCGACGTCGTGCTCCGGGCACGTCTCCTCGACGGTGTAACACTCGGGCTCGGCACAGTCCGGGCACCGACGCAACGTCGCGTCGGCGTAGCCCAGACGGATGGAGATCCCGCGCTTCATCTCCTCACTGTGCTGGTCGGTCCAGTCGCCCGACAACGCTTGCACTAGCGTCGTCTTTCCGTGGTCGACGTGACCGACGAGTCCGATGTTCACCTCCGGTTGTGTTTGCTCCGTCACCATGGGCCTCCGAGAGTAATCTCGTTGGAACTTCGCTTCGTGCGACTGATAAAGGTGCTGTTCCGGCGATGGCGGCTCCGCGTGCGTGTCTGTGTGTTTCAGGGGCGTGCCGGACCGCGGGCGGATCGGTCGGCGGGACCGCGGCGTCCGGGTCGGGGCGAGCCGGCCGACCGCCGGCTCACGCCAGGAACACGGCCACGGCGACGGAGATGAACACCACCTTCAGTCCGGTGTTCACCGCGACCACCTTCGACCCGAACGACGGTCCCCAGACGCCGTACTGGAACGGGATCGACCGCTTGAACGTCGAGAACGCGAACGAGACGATGCCGCCGATCAACATCCCCGCGACCGCCTGCTCGGGCGTCAGCGTCTCCCCGATCAGCGGGGCGAACGCCGCGGCGCCGGCGGTGGTGTCGAACACGAAGATGACGATGGCCGGCACGACCGCCGCCGGCAGTCCGGCGACGTCGGCGAGCGGTCCCGCGACCGTCGAGAGCGCCCGCAGGTCGACGCGGGCGACCAGCAGCGTGACCAGCGTGTACACCAGCGCCAGCCGCGGCACGATCCGCTTCAGCTTCGACCACGTCGACTCCGCCGCCGACACGACGCGAGCGCGGGTGTCGTCGGCGGTGTCGGCGTCAGCGGCGGAGTCTGCGGAGTCTGCGGAGTCTGCGGAGTCTTCGGTGTCGGTGGTATCGGCGGAGTCGGCGGCGCCCGCCCCGCCGTCGGTCGTCGCCTCGCCGGCGGCCACGTCGTCGTCGGCCGGAGCGAGTTCCCCCGTCTCCCCGCGGAGCAAGAGGGCGCCCGCGAGCACGCCGGTCAGGGTGATGGCGAGGGCGATGGCGCCGCGGGTGCCGACGTACAACACGCCGGTCTCGCGCCCGAGGATCGGGATGATCACCGGCACGTAGAACGTGAACAGGTGCTGGACGAAGCCGAAGAACGTGTTGATGACGACGGCGACCATCGTCGCGCGGTCCGACAGCCGGCCGGACTCGCGGAAGTCCGCGAGCATCCCGTAGCCGGCCGTCGTCGACGCCGCGGTCGTGACGATGGCGGTGCCGGCCTCGTCCGGGAGGTTCGCCGGGCCGGTGAGGTACCGCGAGAAGCCCGCGATCCGTTCGACCAGCCCGAACTCGACGGCGACGTTCGCGAGGAACACCCCGACGGCGACGAGGACGGCGATGCGCGCGACGCGTTCGAGGACGCTCGCCAGTTCGCTCGCGAGCGGCGACAGCTCCGCGAGTGTCGGGCCGAGCGCGACGAGCGCGACGCCGAGTGGCTCCATCGACCGGATCGCGGACGGGAACACGCAAACCGGTTTCGACCGCCGTCACGTCGCGGTGCCACCGCGGGCACGTCGGACCGAAGACGGGCGGCGGTTTTATCCCGAGCGGCGGGGAACTCGGGGCGAATGCGCCGAGCCGGACAGACGCGGACGACGCTACGCTACCGGGTGAGCGAGCCTGCGCTCGCGGGTCTCACCGCCGGGGCGGTCGTCGTGCCCGCGCCGCTGTTCGCCGCGGCCGTCGCCGTCGACTCGTGGACCGCCGGACTCGTCGGGCTGGCGGCGACCATCGGGGTGGCGCTCCACGCCGGACTGTCGGCCGCCCGCGACGACGACGGCGGGCTGTCTGCGGCCGACGACCCGCTGCGTCGCGCGGGCTTCGGCGGCGGCGGGGCGTTCCTCGCGGGCGGACTCCCCGCGCTGGTCGTGCTCTCGGGGCTGGGCGGCTACGTGCTCGCGATGGGTGTCGTCGCGGTCGAACTGGCCGTCGTCGCCGCGCTGCGCGTGCGCCTCGTCGGGCGCGACGCGGTCGAGGCGACCGTCCGCGTCGTGTTGGGCGGGGCGCTGGCGACCGCCGTCGGCGCCGGACTCGGCTCGCTCGCGGGGCTGTGACCCGCCGCCGAGCGTTCGGCGAGCGGGTCGACGCCGCGGGGACCCGGCGCGTCCGTGTCACTCCACCGCTTCGACGCGGACGTCGTCGACGTAGTGGGTGGCGTCTGCCTCCCAGACGACCGCGACGCCGACCGAGAGGTACACCTCGTCCGGGAGGGTCGCCGGCCGCCACTCGAAGGCGTACCGGTCCCACCCTTCGACGCGGTGGAGCGACTGCCGCAGGCCCGCGGTGGTCGTCGGCGTCGCTCCCGCGGAGACGGTCTCGGGGGCGGGGAAGTCCGCCTCGGCCGCGGGCGGGTCGGGACCGACCCGCAACACCGCGTTGCGGAGCGTGTTGAAGCTCTCCGACTCGCTCCACAGCCACGCCGACACGCGGAGACGGTCGGCGTCGAGCGCGGCGGTGTCGACCCGACGGGTGAGCCACGCGACGCCGTCGTCGTGGTCCCCCTCGGTGAACACCGCGACGCTTCGACCCCCGGTGTGTGCGCGGTCGGTCGTCGCGTCGATCGCCCAGTCGAACTCGTCGAGATCCACCTCCGGCCCGATGGCGGCGTCGGTCCGCCAGCCGTCGAGACCGTTCTCGAAGGACTCGTCGAACGCCGGCCCCTCGCGGCTCCCGACGACACAGCCCGACAGCGACGCCAGTCCGGCCGCACCCGCGCGCAGCGCCGTCCGCCTGTTCACCTGCACGCCCGGTCCCACACGGAGACGGGTGAAAAGCACGACGGCGGGCGCGCTCCCGGATGGACAGGGTTTTCCCTTCCGACGGTGAATCTGCCGGATACCATGACCAAGAAATCCAAGGCGAAGAAGAAGCGCCTTGCCAAGCTGGAGCGGCAGAACAGCCGCGTTCCGGCGTGGGTGATGATGAAGACCGACATGGAAGTGACCCGCAACCCGAAGCGCCGCCACTGGCGGCGCTCGGACACCGACGAGTAAATGAGCGCCAACGACTTCGAGGAGCGCGTCGTCACGGTCCCGCTCCGCGAGGCGAAGCAGGCGCCGTCCCAGGAGCGCGGCGACAAGGCGATGTCGCTCGTTCGCGCGCACCTCGCGAAGCACTTCTCGGTCGACGAGGACGACGTCCGCCTCGACCCCGCGGTCAACGAGACCGTCTGGGCGCGCGGCCGCAAGAAGCCGCCGAGCAAGGTCCGCCTGCGGGCGGCCCGCTTCGACGAGGACGGCGAAGTCGTCGTCGAGGCGGAGCCGGCCTAACCGGGCGTGCTTCGCGTTTCGTTCGCCGGGTCGTCGTACGTGGGAGTGTACGCACACGCCGCCAGCGACTGCATCGTCGTGCGCCCCGACGTCGAGGACGACCTGGCCGACACGCTCGCCGACGAGTTCGACGTCGACGTGCTGCAGACGACCGTCGGCGGCTCCGGCACCGTCGGCTCGCTCGTCGCGGGCAACGAGCACGGGCTGTTGGTCTCCCGGCAGGCGACCGACCGCGAGATCGCCGCCCTCCGCGAGGCGACCGGCGACCCCGTCGAGCGCCTCCCCGGCAAGCTGAACGCCGCCGGCAACGTCGTGCTCGCGAACGACTACGGCGCGTACGTCCACCCGGACCTGTCCGCCGAGGCGGTCGACGTGGTGGCCGACACCCTCGACGTGCCCGTCGAACGCGGCTCGCTGGGCGGCGTCAACACCGTCGGAACCGCCGCCGTCGCCAACAACACCGGCGTCCTCTGTCACCCCGACAGCGAGGAGTCGGAGCTGGAGGCGCTGGAGGATCACCTCGACGTGTACGCCGACCTGGGCACCGTCAACTACGGCGCGCCGCTGATCGGCTCGGGGCTGCTCGCCAACGACGACGGCTACGCCGTCGGCGAGGACACCACCGGCCCGGAGCTTGGCCGGATCGACGACACGCTCGGGTTCATCGAGTAACGCGAGTCGACGGAGTCGACTCGGAGAGACGGCGGCGAGGTGGTCGCGACCGAGCGGAGCGAGGTCGCGAGACCCGAGCCGCCCACGAGAGAGGCGAAGCCCGAGCCGCCCACGAACGACGCGAGACGACGACGGACAAGCCGGTTCTGCCGACCGAATCGACTCGACGACCCGGTGGCGCGCTCGCGGGCGCGTCCCGAGTCGGCCCGACGATCCGCGGAGACGCGGGCGGCAGTTCCCCGGACCGATTCCGTCCGAGAGCGGGAGTCGGAAGGTACTTCCGCGTCGCGGGCGGTTTTCGGGGCACATGAGTCAGTTCACGGTTAGCGGCCGGTTCCAGACCCGAGACGGGATGCAGGCGTTCACCCGCTCGGAGGACGCGGTCAACGAGAACGTCGCGCGCGAACACGTGCTCGCGAAGTTCGGCGCCGAACACAACCTGAACCGCACCCAGGTCGAGATCACCGAGGTGGTCGCCGAATGAGTCTCGGCGGCGGCGGTCAGGGGCAGCAGCAGCTCCAGCAGCTCTCCCAGGAGATCCAGGCGATCGAAGGCGAGATCGAGGAGCTGGAGGCCGACATCGACGACCTCCGTCAGGAGCAGCGCGACATGGACGAGGCGATCGACGCCCTCGGCCAGATCGACACCGGCTCGACGATCCAGGTGCCGCTGGGCGGCGGCGCGTACGTCCGCGCGGAAGTGCAGGACCTCGACGAGGTCGTCGTGAGCCTCGGCGGCGACTACGCCGCGGAGCTGGAGGAGGACGACGCCGTCGACGCGCTGGAGACCCGCAAGGGCGCCATCGACGACCAGATCGAGACGGTCACCGAGGAGAAGCAGGAGCTGGAGTCCGAGCGCGAGCAGCTGGAGGCGCAGGCCCAGCAGATGCAACAGCAGATGCAGCAGCAGCAGATGCAGCAGATGCAGCAGATGGCCGACGAGGCCGACGACGGGGACGAGTAAGGGATGTTCGACGGCCTGAAGGACAAGCTCTCCTCCTTCCGGCAGGACGCCGCCGAGGAAGTCGAGGAGAAGGCCGAGGAAGTCGAGGAGAAGGCCGAGGAGGCCGAGGCGGACGCCGAGACCGACGCCGAGGCGGCGGCTGACGCCGCGGGTGCCGACGCCGCGGAGGCGCCCGACGAGTCGACCGAGCCGACGACGTCGGAAGCCGCGACGGCGCCCACGGCCGAGTCCGAGGGCGCCGCGACCGACGAGGCCGTCGCCGACGACGCCGACGACGAGGACGCCGGCCCGAGCCGGCTCAAGCGCGCGGCGGCGTTCGCCACCGGGAAGGTCATCATCGAGGAGGAGGACCTCGACGGCCCCCTTCAGGACCTCGAACTCGCGCTGTTGTCCAGCGACGTGGAGATGAGCGTCGCCGACCGCATCCTCGACACGGTCCGCGAGAAGATGATCGGGGAGACGCGCGCGCAGGTCCAGACGACCGACCAGCTCGTCACCGAGGCGCTCCACGACGCGCTCGTCGAGGTGATCAGCGTCGGGCAGTTCGACTTCGAACAGCGGATCGCCGAGGCCGACAAGCCCGTCACCATCGTGTTCACCGGCGTCAACGGCGTCGGGAAGACGACCAGCATCGCGAAGCTGTCGCGGTGGCTGGAGGAGCGCGGCTACTCGACGGTGCTCGCGAACGGCGACACCTACCGCGCCGGCGCCAACGAGCAGATCCGCGAGCACGCCGAGGCGCTCGACAAGCGGCTCATCGCCCACGAGCAGGGCGGCGACCCCGCCGCCGTCATCTACGACGGCGTCGAGTACGCCGAGGCCAACGACATCGACGTCGTCCTGGGCGACACCGCCGGCCGCCTCCACACGAGCAACGACCTGATGGCGCAGTTGGAGAAGATCGACCGCGTCGTCGACCCCGACATGACGCTGTTCGTCGACGAGGCGGTCGCCGGGCAAGACGCCGTCCGCCGCGCCCAGGAGTTCGACGACGCCGCGGCCATCGACGGCTCCGTGCTCACGAAGGCCGACGCCGACTCCTCCGGCGGCGCGGCCATCTCCATCGCGTACGTCACCGGCAAGCCGATCCTGTTCCTCGGCGTCGGGCAGGGGTACGACGACCTCGCTCTGTTCGACCCCGAGGAGCTGGTCGACGCGCTGTTGGGCGAGGAGTAGGTCGCGGTCGCGGTCCCCGTGTTCTTCGCTCGCTCGCGCCCCGAGGGCGCCGGCCGTCTCAGGGCGCGCCCGCGAGGACGAACCTGCTGTGTGTGTCGCCGTTGTGGAGCCGCCGCGTCGCCTCCGGGGAGACCCGGATCGCGTCGCCGGGCGTCATCGGGACCCGGTCGCCGTCGACGACGGCGGTCGCCTCGCCCTCGACGAGCAGGTACACCTCCTCGTGGCCCAACTCGGCGTGGTCGTGTTCCTTGCCGACCCACCCCGGTTCGCAGTCGATCACGGTGACGCCGAGGTTCTCACACTCCAACGGCTCGCGCAGGAAGTGGAGCCCGCCGCCGACGGCGTCGACGTCGCGGTAGTTGACGGTGGTGTAGCTCACGTGCGTTCGATCCGGCGAGCCGCGCAAGGAGCTGTCGTCGGTTCCAACGGGGGACGAATCGACCGACCCGCCGGCGGGCGGCGCCGCGGACTACCCGAACGGTCCCATGCCGCCCATGCCGCCGCCGCCACCGCCGCCCTGCTGTTGGAGCTTCTTCATCATCCGCTGCATGTCGCCGTCGCCCATGTTGCCGAACTGGTCCATGGTGCGCTTCATCATGCTGTGTTGTTCGAGCAACTCTTCGATTCGGTCCTCCGGGACGCCCGACCCACGGGAGATGCGGGCGAGGCGGTCGCTCTTGATGACCGCGGGGTTCTCCAACTCCTCCTCGGTCATCGAGTCCATCGCGATCTCGAACGAGCGCATGCGTTCCTGCGTCACGTCCATCGCGTCGTCCGGGAGCTGGTCCATCAGCCCGCCGCCCAGCCCGGGGATCATGTCCAGCACCTGGTCGAGGGGACCCATGCGGTCCATCGCCTTCATCTGGTTGCGCATGTCCTTGAGCGTGAACTCCCCCTCCATCATCTGCTCGGGGTCCCAGTCGTCCTCCTCGCTCGTCTCGGCCATCGCGCGCTCGACGCGCTCGGAGAGCTGTTTGAGGTCGCCCATCCCGAGCAGCCGCGAGATGAACCCGTTCGGCTCGAAGCGCTCGATGTCCTGCACCGTCTCGCCAGCGCCGAGGAACGCGATGGAGGAGCCGGTCTCGTTGACCGCCGTCAGGGCACCCCCACCCTTCGCGGTGCCGTCCAGCTTCGTGATCACGACGCCGTCGATGCCGATCGACTGCTCGAACTGGCGGGCCTGATCCTTGGCGCCCTGCCCGATCGCGGCGTCGAGCACGAGCAGCGAGCGGTCCGGCTCGACCACGTCGTCGATCTGTTCGATCTCGTCGATCAGGTCGTCTTCGAGCGCGTGGCGGCCCGCGGTGTCGACGATGCGCACGTCGGCGTCTTCGGTCGCCTCCAGCCCCTTCCGCGCGATGTCGACGGGGTCGTCGTTGTCCGGGTCGCCGTAGAACTCCACCTCGGCGTTCTCGGACATCTGCTTGGCCTGGTCGTACGCGCCGGGGCGGAACGTGTCCGTCTGGATGACGGCGGGACGCAGGCCCTTCTTCGAGAACCACCACGCCATCTTCGCGGCGGTGGTCGTCTTCCCCGACCCCTGGAGACCGGCGAGCATGATCGTCTGCTCCTCCAGCGGGATCTCCGTCGACTCGCCGATGAGCGCGACCATCTCCTCGTACACGATCTTGAGGACGTGGTCGCGGGCGGTCGTGCCGCCGGGCGGCTCCTCCTCCAGCGCCCGGGTCTTGATGCTGTCCGACAGCTCCATCACGAGGTCGACGTCGACGTCGGCCGCCAGCAGCGAGCGCTGGATCTGCTTGACGACCTCCTGGACGTCGTCCTCGTCGATGCGGGACTTCCCGCGGAGCGAGTCCATCGTGCTCCGGAGGGAGGTCCCCAGATCGTCGAGTACCATCTTGTTGGCTCGGTGTAGTCGGTCCGAGCGGTAAAGGCTTCCCTACACGGCGCGCGTCCGAGTCTCGGGGCCGGGTGCGTCGTCGTCGAT
It encodes the following:
- a CDS encoding DNA-directed RNA polymerase — its product is MYKRVRLKDTVEVPPEHLADVSRDRVRKLLQDKLEGRMDEDVGSVVSVIEVNDIGDGAVLPNRPGVYYQAEFDAVTFDPDMQEVVDGNVVEVVEFGAFVGIGPVDGLLHVSQISDEYLAYDGENQQLASTESNRTLGVDDAVRVRVVTKSIDERNPRDSKIGLTAKQPGLGKHEWLESDVRRRAEGAPAEGN
- a CDS encoding PIN domain-containing protein — translated: MMPVECGVRVFDELDRLVDDPNPVTPSAVVAELEKLAAGAGEEATAASVGRDLAERCRVVPTTEEYADDAVVELAAGESFDGYVVTNDRPLRERLLARGVRVIGLRGANTLAITEP
- a CDS encoding translation initiation factor IF-2 subunit gamma, which codes for MVTEQTQPEVNIGLVGHVDHGKTTLVQALSGDWTDQHSEEMKRGISIRLGYADATLRRCPDCAEPECYTVEETCPEHDVDTEILRTVSFVDAPGHETLMATMLSGASIMDGAVLVVSATEDVPQAQTEEHLMALDIIGIENIVIAQNKVDLVDDERARDNYEQIREFVEGTVAEDAPVVPVSAQQGVNVDLVIQALEDRIPTPERDESLPAKMYTARSFDINRPGTKAKDLLGGVVGGSLAQGTLEVDDELELRPGREVEEGGSSEYHAIETSVRSLQAGGRSQETVGPGGLLGVGTGLDPSLTKGDALAGEVAGEPGTLPPTREAFEMEVELLDRVVGEGEVEEISTGEPLMLTVGTATTVGAVTSARSGECEVNLKRPVCADEGAKIAINRRMGARWRLIGVGTLTE
- a CDS encoding nucleoside recognition protein, producing MEPLGVALVALGPTLAELSPLASELASVLERVARIAVLVAVGVFLANVAVEFGLVERIAGFSRYLTGPANLPDEAGTAIVTTAASTTAGYGMLADFRESGRLSDRATMVAVVINTFFGFVQHLFTFYVPVIIPILGRETGVLYVGTRGAIALAITLTGVLAGALLLRGETGELAPADDDVAAGEATTDGGAGAADSADTTDTEDSADSADSADSAADADTADDTRARVVSAAESTWSKLKRIVPRLALVYTLVTLLVARVDLRALSTVAGPLADVAGLPAAVVPAIVIFVFDTTAGAAAFAPLIGETLTPEQAVAGMLIGGIVSFAFSTFKRSIPFQYGVWGPSFGSKVVAVNTGLKVVFISVAVAVFLA
- a CDS encoding 50S ribosomal protein L39e; the encoded protein is MTKKSKAKKKRLAKLERQNSRVPAWVMMKTDMEVTRNPKRRHWRRSDTDE
- a CDS encoding 50S ribosomal protein L31e, giving the protein MSANDFEERVVTVPLREAKQAPSQERGDKAMSLVRAHLAKHFSVDEDDVRLDPAVNETVWARGRKKPPSKVRLRAARFDEDGEVVVEAEPA
- a CDS encoding translation initiation factor IF-6, whose translation is MLRVSFAGSSYVGVYAHAASDCIVVRPDVEDDLADTLADEFDVDVLQTTVGGSGTVGSLVAGNEHGLLVSRQATDREIAALREATGDPVERLPGKLNAAGNVVLANDYGAYVHPDLSAEAVDVVADTLDVPVERGSLGGVNTVGTAAVANNTGVLCHPDSEESELEALEDHLDVYADLGTVNYGAPLIGSGLLANDDGYAVGEDTTGPELGRIDDTLGFIE
- the rpl18a gene encoding 50S ribosomal protein L18Ae, which produces MSQFTVSGRFQTRDGMQAFTRSEDAVNENVAREHVLAKFGAEHNLNRTQVEITEVVAE
- the pfdA gene encoding prefoldin subunit alpha; amino-acid sequence: MSLGGGGQGQQQLQQLSQEIQAIEGEIEELEADIDDLRQEQRDMDEAIDALGQIDTGSTIQVPLGGGAYVRAEVQDLDEVVVSLGGDYAAELEEDDAVDALETRKGAIDDQIETVTEEKQELESEREQLEAQAQQMQQQMQQQQMQQMQQMADEADDGDE
- the ftsY gene encoding signal recognition particle-docking protein FtsY — translated: MFDGLKDKLSSFRQDAAEEVEEKAEEVEEKAEEAEADAETDAEAAADAAGADAAEAPDESTEPTTSEAATAPTAESEGAATDEAVADDADDEDAGPSRLKRAAAFATGKVIIEEEDLDGPLQDLELALLSSDVEMSVADRILDTVREKMIGETRAQVQTTDQLVTEALHDALVEVISVGQFDFEQRIAEADKPVTIVFTGVNGVGKTTSIAKLSRWLEERGYSTVLANGDTYRAGANEQIREHAEALDKRLIAHEQGGDPAAVIYDGVEYAEANDIDVVLGDTAGRLHTSNDLMAQLEKIDRVVDPDMTLFVDEAVAGQDAVRRAQEFDDAAAIDGSVLTKADADSSGGAAISIAYVTGKPILFLGVGQGYDDLALFDPEELVDALLGEE
- a CDS encoding cupin domain-containing protein, with the protein product MSYTTVNYRDVDAVGGGLHFLREPLECENLGVTVIDCEPGWVGKEHDHAELGHEEVYLLVEGEATAVVDGDRVPMTPGDAIRVSPEATRRLHNGDTHSRFVLAGAP
- a CDS encoding signal recognition particle protein Srp54, whose translation is MVLDDLGTSLRSTMDSLRGKSRIDEDDVQEVVKQIQRSLLAADVDVDLVMELSDSIKTRALEEEPPGGTTARDHVLKIVYEEMVALIGESTEIPLEEQTIMLAGLQGSGKTTTAAKMAWWFSKKGLRPAVIQTDTFRPGAYDQAKQMSENAEVEFYGDPDNDDPVDIARKGLEATEDADVRIVDTAGRHALEDDLIDEIEQIDDVVEPDRSLLVLDAAIGQGAKDQARQFEQSIGIDGVVITKLDGTAKGGGALTAVNETGSSIAFLGAGETVQDIERFEPNGFISRLLGMGDLKQLSERVERAMAETSEEDDWDPEQMMEGEFTLKDMRNQMKAMDRMGPLDQVLDMIPGLGGGLMDQLPDDAMDVTQERMRSFEIAMDSMTEEELENPAVIKSDRLARISRGSGVPEDRIEELLEQHSMMKRTMDQFGNMGDGDMQRMMKKLQQQGGGGGGGMGGMGPFG